CTCCAGATTCTTGACCGTCACGGAATCGCTGCCCATGTGGCCGCCCATCCGCAGACCTTTCAAGACGCGCTGCATGCCGCCGGAACCGATGGAACCAGGCATGCGCAGGTTATCTTTGTGGCCGTGGGAAGCGGGGCCGCCGCGGAAATGATGGCGCTTGACGACGCCCTGGAAGCCCTTGCCTTTGGAAACGCCGCTCACGCCGACGAATTCGCCGGCGTTGAACTGCGCGGCGTCAACCTTGGCGCCGACCGTGAGTTCGGTCGGACCGTCGACGCGGAATTCGCGGATGATCTTGCACATCTCGCCGGCCGGCTTCATATGGCCGGACTGCGGCTTGTTCGGATCCTTATCTTTACCCAAACCTAACTGCACGGCGGTGTAGCCGTCCTTCTCCTGGGTCTTGACCTGGGTCACGACGCAAGGGCCGGCCTGCAGCAAAGTGACCGGAACGACGGTACCGTCGGCCCGGAAGCGCTGCGACATCTCGATTTTCTTAGCGATGATGAATTTCATAGTTCCCTGATCGTCGGCCGCCGGCGCTGTTTGCCGCGGTATAAAC
This is a stretch of genomic DNA from Patescibacteria group bacterium. It encodes these proteins:
- the rplC gene encoding 50S ribosomal protein L3, with translation MKFIIAKKIEMSQRFRADGTVVPVTLLQAGPCVVTQVKTQEKDGYTAVQLGLGKDKDPNKPQSGHMKPAGEMCKIIREFRVDGPTELTVGAKVDAAQFNAGEFVGVSGVSKGKGFQGVVKRHHFRGGPASHGHKDNLRMPGSIGSGGMQRVLKGLRMGGHMGSDSVTVKNLEVIEVDAANNILAVKGAVPGARGAVLLVEGGHEAKQSWN